One segment of Rosa chinensis cultivar Old Blush chromosome 6, RchiOBHm-V2, whole genome shotgun sequence DNA contains the following:
- the LOC112171035 gene encoding uncharacterized protein LOC112171035, translating into MSASYSAALFEAWSTVPTDVEQEADYETDDEDLLYENSSEDQDYVPRFDNEDYDEYGLDDDWLGDMDVEFNEVGQWIGGVGQGSSSAGVENEADVDDFDNETMHGVVESDEECIGNEVGSDGEEDGDGFPEFNPKTDMHNPQFCVGMKFATTKILRAAVRERAIQKWWEALFVKSDRDRIKVICKDQNFPFELYASKMQHVNTLHIKTYNPAHTCARVNDNSMIRFACLTEALAQAMSARVKVRVSNQQAYRTKKATLALLEADIKEQYARIRDYGDELRRADLNTTIDIKCDFNEDPDRPAKHWSRAHFGTHLKCDILLNNLSESFNAFIVPARKKPIVSCFEEIRVKLMRRIQVMRDKMLKHEDTICPKPREILEKNKVKAATDCIPSGSAIYYMRHAHEEYVDQCYLKKTYMAIYANTIKPVIFVV; encoded by the exons ATGAGTGCCTCGTACTCAGCTGCATTGTTTGAGGCCTG GTCAACAGTCCCTACTGATGTAGAGCAAGAAGCAGATTATGAAACTGATGATGAAGACTTATTGTATGAGAACAGTTCAGAGGATCAGGACTATGTTCCCAGGTTTGACAATGAAGATTATGATGAATATGGTTTGGATGATGATTGGTTAGGTGACATGGATGTTGAGTTTAATGAAGTTGGTCAGTGGATAGGAGGAGTTGGTCAAGGGTCCTCCTCTGCAGGTGTTGAGAATGAGGCAGATGTAGATGATTTTGATAATGAGACAATGCATGGagttgttgagtctgatgaggAGTGTATTGGGAATGAGGTAGGGTCTGATGGggaagaagatggagatggGTTCCCTGAGTTCAACCCCAAAACTGATATGCATAACCCTCAATTCTGCGTAGGTATGAAGTTTGCAACCACAAAGATTTTGAGAGCTGCAGTAAGAGAAAGAGCAATTCAAAAATGGTGGGAAGCATTGTTTGTGAAAAGTGATAGGGATAGGATAAAGGTGATTTGCAAAGATCAAAATTTCCCCTTCGAGCTGTATGCATCTAAGATGCAACATGTCAATACTTTGCATATCAAGACCTATAATCCTGCACACACTTGTGCTAGAGTGAATGACAACAGCATGATTAGG TTTGCTTGTCTTACAGAGGCTCTTGCACAAGCAATGTCAGCTAGGGTGAAAGTAAGAGTGTCAAACCAGCAGGCTTACAGAACAAAAAAGGCAACCTTGGCCCTTTTAGAAGCTGATATCAAGGAACAATATGCAAGAATAAGGGACTATGGGGATGAGCTCAGAAGAGCAGATCTAAATACCACCATTGACATTAAGTGTGACTTCAATGAAG ATCCTGATAGGCCTGCCAAGCACTGGTCTAGGGCACATTTTGGAACACATCTGAAGTGTGACATCCTCTTGAATAATTTGTCCGAGAGCTTCAATGCATTCATTGTACCAGCTAGAAAGAAGCCAATTGTGAGCTGTTTTGAAGAAATAAGGGTCAAGCTGATGAGGAGAATCCAAGTTATGAGGGATAAGATGCTGAAACATGAAGATACAATCTGCCCCAAACCTAGGGAGATATTGGAGAAAAATAAGGTCAAGGCTGCAACTGATTGCATACCTAGTGGATCAG CAATATATTACATGAGACATGCCCATGAAGAGTATGTGGATCAGTGCTACTTGAAGAAGACATACATGGCCATTTATGCCAACACAATTAAACCTGTAATATTTGTGGTCTAA